One Lactobacillus crispatus DNA segment encodes these proteins:
- a CDS encoding CRISPR-associated helicase/endonuclease Cas3: MTILSNTTLSLWGKKNINKDSEEVWLPLIAHLIDTKNVIGWLYNHWLNDGQRRILSQGFENSNEVQNLVEFIGYIHDIGKATPAFQIKQSFIHNEDLDQDLLERLLQNGFDNLEELKANMDTRHWLHALAGEVILENSGLNESIGAIVGGHHGKPQNKYFDYEDQLMDDTSKYYQSDSWAENPTREKWENVQKEIINYGLDLCNFKNLEDIPTVTDSQAVILEGLVIMADWLASSEYTIKDGKRVSMFPLISMDQGFSDIDMTSRYQQGILNWLKTDSWTPQLIVDTKEQYQKRWNFDPRQVQEQMSQAIGDSVDPSMIIVEAPMGIGKTEIALTAVEQLAAKTGINGLFFGLPTQATANAMFDRVDNWLGNIAKEQSENLSIKLMHGKAQFNQKYHNIPDADDIETDEGAVVVNQWFNGKKSILTDFVIGTIDQLLLMGLKQKHLALRHLGLSGKIVVIDEVHAYDVYMSSYLEKAIEWLGAYHVPVVALSATLPVDKRNELLTAYCRGKYGSEKFKAQNTNWQTCQAYPLLSILDGKVLKQKSDFSTKADDTTVKVTRLNIENYDLIEKINDQIEDGGVAGVIVNTVKRAQELAKIAEKECSEDTQILVLHSAFLANDRSNLESKLEKSIGNHQKRPKKMIVIGTQVLEQSLDIDFDVMYTDIAPIDLILQRAGRLHRHQVKRPDKLIEPQLFIMGINSNGDYGDANQAIYEKYLLIKTDHFLKDKIKLPSDISNLVQKVYSADTDNEVQDLQEAEVKKFNIDQEKAEQKSKGYQIRSPRVEKTLHGWLDNDSDTDLNDVKAEAAVRDTNETIEVLLLKKDADGFYLMDGRKVDEEVPDSVVAQQLIRLPHALTMNINQSIRNLERDTISNFPEWQNSSWLKGSVALILDANNETEFNGYKIKYSSDLGLSYEK; encoded by the coding sequence ATGACAATTTTATCAAATACCACCCTGTCTTTATGGGGTAAAAAGAATATTAATAAAGATAGCGAAGAAGTATGGTTACCCTTAATTGCTCACTTAATTGACACAAAAAATGTTATTGGATGGTTATATAATCATTGGCTTAATGACGGCCAAAGACGCATTTTGAGTCAGGGATTTGAAAACTCAAATGAAGTTCAGAATCTTGTTGAATTTATTGGATACATTCATGATATTGGTAAGGCTACACCAGCTTTTCAAATTAAGCAATCGTTTATCCACAATGAAGACTTAGACCAGGATTTGTTAGAAAGATTATTACAAAATGGGTTTGATAATTTAGAAGAATTAAAGGCAAATATGGATACTAGACACTGGCTCCACGCTCTGGCCGGTGAAGTGATCTTAGAAAATAGTGGGTTAAATGAAAGTATTGGCGCTATAGTTGGCGGGCACCATGGTAAACCACAAAATAAGTATTTTGACTATGAAGATCAACTGATGGATGATACTTCTAAATATTATCAATCAGATTCTTGGGCCGAAAATCCAACTAGAGAAAAATGGGAAAATGTACAAAAAGAGATCATCAATTATGGTTTAGATTTGTGTAATTTTAAAAATTTAGAAGATATACCTACAGTTACTGACTCACAAGCAGTAATTTTAGAAGGCCTAGTAATTATGGCCGACTGGTTGGCATCTAGTGAATATACAATTAAAGATGGTAAGCGTGTTAGCATGTTTCCATTAATCTCGATGGATCAAGGTTTTAGCGATATTGATATGACATCAAGATATCAACAAGGAATTTTAAATTGGCTTAAAACAGATTCCTGGACGCCTCAATTGATAGTCGATACTAAAGAGCAATATCAAAAACGCTGGAATTTTGATCCAAGACAAGTTCAGGAACAAATGTCTCAAGCAATCGGAGATAGTGTGGATCCTAGCATGATTATCGTTGAAGCCCCGATGGGTATTGGTAAAACTGAAATAGCTCTAACTGCTGTTGAGCAATTAGCTGCTAAGACCGGTATCAATGGCCTGTTTTTTGGCTTGCCAACCCAGGCTACTGCAAATGCAATGTTTGATAGAGTAGATAACTGGTTGGGGAATATTGCCAAAGAACAGAGCGAAAACCTCTCTATTAAATTGATGCATGGAAAGGCACAGTTTAATCAAAAATATCACAATATTCCTGATGCTGATGATATTGAAACCGATGAAGGTGCAGTTGTTGTTAATCAGTGGTTTAATGGTAAAAAGTCAATATTAACTGACTTTGTAATTGGAACTATTGATCAATTGCTTTTGATGGGCTTGAAGCAAAAGCATCTGGCCTTAAGACATTTAGGGCTAAGCGGAAAAATAGTTGTAATTGACGAGGTTCATGCTTATGACGTATATATGAGTTCCTATCTTGAAAAGGCAATAGAGTGGTTGGGGGCATATCATGTACCAGTTGTTGCTTTGTCGGCTACGCTTCCAGTTGATAAAAGAAATGAACTTCTTACAGCATATTGTAGAGGAAAATATGGCAGTGAAAAATTTAAAGCTCAAAATACTAATTGGCAAACTTGTCAAGCATATCCCTTATTAAGTATTTTGGATGGCAAAGTTTTAAAACAAAAGTCAGACTTTTCTACTAAAGCTGATGATACTACAGTTAAAGTTACTCGCTTAAACATTGAAAATTACGATTTAATTGAAAAGATTAATGATCAAATTGAAGATGGCGGTGTCGCAGGTGTCATAGTTAATACGGTAAAGCGAGCACAAGAATTGGCAAAAATTGCTGAAAAAGAGTGTTCTGAAGATACGCAAATTTTGGTGCTTCATTCCGCATTTTTGGCTAATGATCGTAGTAATTTAGAGTCCAAATTGGAAAAGTCAATTGGAAATCACCAAAAACGTCCAAAGAAAATGATAGTAATTGGCACGCAAGTGCTCGAACAATCTTTGGATATCGATTTTGATGTTATGTATACGGATATTGCACCAATAGACTTGATTTTACAAAGAGCGGGTCGTTTGCATCGTCATCAAGTTAAGCGCCCAGACAAATTAATTGAGCCTCAACTATTCATTATGGGTATTAATTCTAATGGGGACTATGGGGATGCAAATCAAGCAATTTATGAGAAATATCTTTTAATTAAGACGGATCATTTCTTAAAAGACAAGATCAAATTACCTAGTGATATTTCTAATTTGGTTCAAAAGGTATATTCAGCGGATACTGATAATGAAGTACAAGATCTTCAGGAAGCGGAAGTTAAGAAATTCAACATTGATCAAGAAAAGGCAGAACAAAAATCAAAAGGGTATCAAATTAGATCCCCAAGAGTTGAAAAAACTTTACATGGTTGGCTTGATAATGATAGTGACACTGATCTAAATGATGTTAAAGCAGAGGCTGCTGTCAGAGATACGAATGAAACAATCGAGGTTCTTTTGCTAAAAAAAGATGCCGATGGATTTTATTTAATGGATGGGCGAAAAGTGGATGAAGAAGTTCCTGATAGCGTTGTTGCTCAGCAGTTGATTAGGCTGCCCCATGCATTAACGATGAATATAAACCAATCTATACGAAATTTGGAACGAGATACTATTAGTAATTTTCCTGAATGGCAGAACAGTTCCTGGTTAAAGGGCTCGGTAGCTTTAATTCTTGATGCCAATAATGAGACAGAATTTAATGGATATAAAATTAAGTATTCATCTGACTTGGGGTTATCGTACGAAAAATAG
- a CDS encoding type I-E CRISPR-associated protein Cse1/CasA, which yields MSNDLSFNLVTDPWIKVLKKDYTESEVSLNELFSNSEDYLQLAGDMKSQDLAILRLLLAILLSVYTRFDADDTPYSWLDLDDKWRVTRTDNDGFNSQKLKLGDTWRSLYDQKTFSKKVFDYLNLYQAKFNLFGEDPFYQVNRQVYDQNVPENKKVAKGAGTVSVKQINRLISESNNSPALFSPKSGIEKDSVNNAELVRWLITYQNFTGVTDKTKVKSKDKFSVSPGWLYSINPVYIKGKTLFDTLMLNLSLVTNDSADGTNWLNSQRPVWEYDDINDYLQQRLNGVYPDNLSELYTVWSRMIHIDWQNGQPVIFSAGLPKLDSEKQFLEPMTTWRKNKDGVVYPAAKNKNNINVAMWRNFGQYIRTKANEDEKRIPGIVSWIQELKKEKYISKHTNINIATVAMISDGNATSQSPYAEITDNMQAKAGVLFDDEPMLENRWQDKIEEEVLLAQKVVAYFYWFAKDISNIQTHSEKKKSNDDWASRKVAQLYDELNQPFYTWLSGLDINQDRNVKIKEWRETLNRLVATQAKNIFVNATADEIIGGKEDNIFTIYNKLRRNVYVCLGLK from the coding sequence ATGAGTAATGATTTAAGTTTCAATCTGGTTACTGATCCTTGGATTAAAGTCCTGAAAAAGGATTATACCGAAAGTGAAGTCTCTTTAAATGAACTTTTTAGTAATTCTGAAGATTATCTTCAGCTTGCCGGTGATATGAAATCGCAGGACTTAGCGATTCTCAGATTATTGTTGGCTATCTTACTGTCAGTTTATACTAGATTCGATGCAGATGATACGCCATACTCATGGCTGGATTTAGATGACAAATGGCGAGTGACTCGGACAGATAATGATGGCTTCAACTCTCAAAAACTAAAACTGGGAGACACTTGGAGAAGTCTATATGATCAAAAAACTTTTTCAAAAAAAGTATTTGATTATCTAAATCTTTATCAGGCTAAGTTTAATTTATTTGGTGAAGATCCTTTTTATCAAGTTAATCGTCAAGTCTATGACCAAAATGTGCCGGAAAATAAAAAGGTAGCTAAAGGTGCGGGTACAGTATCAGTTAAACAAATTAATCGACTTATTTCTGAAAGCAATAACAGCCCGGCACTGTTTTCACCTAAATCAGGTATTGAAAAAGATAGTGTTAATAATGCGGAATTAGTTCGCTGGTTAATTACTTACCAAAACTTCACAGGTGTTACTGATAAGACCAAAGTTAAGTCAAAGGATAAGTTCTCTGTTTCTCCTGGTTGGTTGTATTCAATTAATCCTGTTTATATTAAAGGTAAAACTTTATTTGACACTTTGATGTTAAATCTAAGCTTAGTTACCAATGATTCTGCAGATGGAACAAACTGGCTAAACTCACAAAGACCAGTGTGGGAATACGATGATATTAATGATTATCTTCAACAAAGATTGAATGGAGTATATCCTGACAATTTATCTGAATTATACACTGTTTGGTCTAGAATGATTCATATTGATTGGCAAAATGGTCAGCCAGTTATATTTAGCGCAGGACTGCCTAAGTTAGATAGTGAAAAACAATTCCTAGAGCCAATGACGACTTGGCGTAAAAATAAAGATGGTGTTGTATATCCAGCTGCCAAGAATAAAAATAATATAAATGTCGCTATGTGGCGTAATTTTGGTCAGTATATAAGAACTAAAGCTAACGAAGATGAAAAAAGAATTCCAGGAATTGTTAGTTGGATTCAGGAATTGAAAAAAGAAAAATACATTTCTAAGCATACTAACATCAATATAGCTACAGTAGCTATGATAAGTGATGGAAATGCTACATCTCAATCACCTTATGCGGAAATCACTGATAATATGCAAGCTAAGGCAGGAGTTCTTTTTGATGATGAGCCTATGCTTGAAAATCGGTGGCAAGATAAGATTGAAGAAGAAGTATTATTAGCACAAAAGGTTGTGGCTTATTTCTATTGGTTTGCAAAAGATATATCGAACATTCAAACCCATAGCGAGAAGAAAAAAAGTAATGATGATTGGGCAAGTCGAAAGGTAGCGCAACTTTATGACGAACTGAATCAGCCATTTTACACTTGGCTTTCTGGATTAGATATAAATCAAGACCGTAATGTCAAAATTAAAGAATGGCGTGAAACTTTAAATCGTCTTGTTGCAACGCAAGCTAAAAATATTTTTGTCAATGCAACTGCTGATGAAATCATTGGCGGGAAGGAAGACAATATTTTTACAATTTATAATAAACTACGCAGAAACGTCTATGTTTGTCTCGGATTAAAGTAA
- the casB gene encoding type I-E CRISPR-associated protein Cse2/CasB, which produces MSDAYTATARIINQLYGDGTPDKGALAELRRTTAITDKGAEKIWPLIFSAVPKLSTNGKPTKLETAVYTALHCYAAFQQGNDSFVFGQIPRSKDKEESGENGVSLFTALKKMKINDSNEKKALDRRVTALLATTNISSATNSINHLVSILKGKKMGEKIDFAQLAEDLYNFQWSTKNARFVALKWGKDYYWNVYKLASDND; this is translated from the coding sequence ATGAGTGATGCTTATACTGCTACGGCACGAATAATTAATCAGCTGTATGGTGATGGAACTCCTGATAAAGGTGCTTTGGCTGAACTTAGAAGGACAACAGCTATCACCGATAAAGGCGCTGAAAAAATCTGGCCTTTAATTTTTTCAGCCGTGCCTAAATTAAGTACAAATGGAAAACCTACAAAGCTTGAAACAGCAGTTTATACTGCTCTTCACTGTTATGCTGCATTTCAACAAGGGAATGATTCATTTGTCTTTGGTCAAATTCCTAGATCAAAAGATAAGGAAGAATCTGGAGAAAATGGTGTATCTCTTTTTACTGCACTGAAGAAAATGAAAATAAACGACTCTAACGAAAAGAAGGCTTTAGATAGGCGAGTAACAGCTTTATTAGCAACTACAAATATCAGCAGTGCCACCAATTCAATTAATCATCTAGTAAGTATTCTTAAAGGAAAGAAAATGGGTGAAAAGATTGACTTTGCTCAATTGGCGGAAGACTTGTATAACTTTCAGTGGAGTACGAAAAATGCAAGATTCGTTGCCTTGAAGTGGGGAAAAGATTACTACTGGAACGTTTATAAGCTGGCATCAGACAACGATTAG
- the cas7e gene encoding type I-E CRISPR-associated protein Cas7/Cse4/CasC, whose translation MNKNLYMDINVLQTVPSSNINRDDTGSPKTAIYGGVTRSRVSSQSWKRAMRLAFKQDSENEEWLKSYRTLKTASLLANKLQELDSNLSEEDALKKVEEVFKVAGIKLKKDKKTGEMLTGALLLVSEGQLEKIAKLALSVDQIDKDTAKEIKKNLMGDQSLDLALFGRMVADNPELNVDASSQVAHAISTHEVTPEFDYYTAVDDANAKSQTGSAMLGTIEYNSSTLYRYANVNILDLLHNLGNKALTIEGIKLFIKEFVLTMPTGKENTFANKTLPQYVMINVRTDTPVNLVSAFETPVRSEGGYVDKSIDRLEDEYKNSLKFVDKPVFNVELTNSENIVDNQAENIDDLINQTAEFVKQELENEDSND comes from the coding sequence ATGAATAAGAATCTTTATATGGACATTAATGTATTGCAAACTGTACCATCATCAAATATCAATAGAGATGACACTGGTTCACCTAAAACAGCTATTTATGGTGGCGTGACTCGGTCAAGAGTTTCTTCACAAAGCTGGAAGAGAGCAATGCGTTTAGCCTTTAAACAAGACTCAGAAAATGAAGAATGGCTTAAGAGCTATAGAACTTTGAAAACAGCTAGTCTTTTGGCGAATAAGTTACAAGAACTAGATTCAAATTTAAGTGAAGAAGATGCTTTAAAGAAAGTTGAAGAAGTCTTTAAAGTAGCTGGAATCAAATTAAAAAAGGACAAGAAAACGGGCGAAATGTTAACTGGAGCACTACTACTAGTAAGTGAAGGGCAACTCGAAAAGATCGCTAAACTTGCTTTGTCTGTTGATCAAATAGATAAAGATACAGCTAAAGAAATTAAGAAAAATTTGATGGGAGATCAATCTCTAGATTTAGCTTTATTTGGAAGAATGGTGGCAGATAATCCAGAATTGAATGTGGATGCTTCTAGTCAAGTGGCTCATGCAATTTCCACTCATGAAGTTACTCCAGAATTTGATTATTACACTGCAGTTGATGATGCAAATGCGAAAAGCCAAACAGGTTCTGCAATGCTTGGTACGATTGAATATAATTCATCTACTTTATACAGATATGCCAATGTTAACATTCTTGATTTATTGCACAATCTTGGTAATAAAGCTTTGACTATTGAAGGAATTAAGCTCTTTATCAAAGAATTTGTTTTGACAATGCCGACTGGTAAGGAAAATACTTTTGCTAATAAAACACTCCCTCAATACGTTATGATTAATGTTCGTACTGATACACCCGTTAACCTAGTATCTGCATTTGAAACACCAGTTAGATCTGAAGGTGGCTACGTTGATAAATCTATCGATCGATTAGAGGATGAATATAAAAATTCCTTGAAATTTGTAGATAAGCCTGTGTTTAATGTCGAATTGACGAATAGTGAGAATATAGTCGACAATCAGGCTGAAAATATTGATGATTTAATTAATCAAACTGCTGAATTCGTAAAACAGGAGTTAGAAAATGAAGACAGCAACGATTAG
- the cas5e gene encoding type I-E CRISPR-associated protein Cas5/CasD — MKTATIRLTAPLQSYGNSASFNQRTSDSYPTKSAIVGMIAAALGYSREDNEKILELNNLLFAVRIEQSGKMLTEFQTVEYRKSASKTARKLTYRDFIQDGVFMVAIGSDDDQLIENIKEALEHPKFQLYLGRRSNPPAGPLKIDIFDGKNPLQVLEDMPWQASDWYKRSFKSSQFLTRIIADASLDPESTPLMKKDKVGSFDQKDRYYQYRPIVIKKAVKLKNSENNQTSDNTDWDFWSFV; from the coding sequence ATGAAGACAGCAACGATTAGATTGACTGCGCCACTTCAGTCTTATGGTAATTCTGCATCTTTTAATCAAAGAACTAGTGATAGTTATCCAACCAAAAGTGCTATTGTAGGTATGATTGCAGCTGCATTGGGCTACTCAAGAGAAGATAATGAAAAAATTTTGGAGCTAAATAATTTATTATTTGCTGTTCGAATTGAGCAATCAGGCAAAATGTTGACAGAGTTTCAAACAGTGGAATACAGAAAGAGTGCAAGCAAGACTGCTCGAAAGTTAACGTATCGTGATTTTATTCAAGATGGAGTTTTCATGGTAGCGATTGGCAGCGATGATGATCAATTGATCGAAAACATCAAAGAAGCACTTGAACATCCAAAATTTCAGCTTTATTTAGGAAGACGGTCTAATCCGCCAGCTGGTCCACTTAAAATTGATATTTTTGATGGAAAAAATCCCTTACAAGTACTAGAAGATATGCCCTGGCAAGCTTCAGATTGGTATAAGAGGAGCTTTAAGTCGTCACAATTTCTAACTAGAATAATTGCTGATGCTAGTTTAGATCCTGAAAGTACCCCCTTAATGAAAAAAGATAAAGTGGGCTCTTTTGATCAAAAAGATAGATATTATCAATATCGTCCTATCGTAATCAAAAAAGCAGTTAAACTTAAAAATTCAGAAAATAATCAGACATCAGATAATACTGATTGGGATTTTTGGTCATTTGTGTAG
- the cas6e gene encoding type I-E CRISPR-associated protein Cas6/Cse3/CasE has protein sequence MYISRVEIDTNNRQKLRDLYHLGAYHNWVENCFPNELKKKVRLRHLWRIDELNGKKYLLVLSEEKPKLDKLERYGLANTAETKDYDHFLSSLNQGKKYRFKLTANPSYRITDAKTGKSKVVPHITVLQQTKWLLDRSEKYGFDLVKSEDDEETYEMNITSRDWPRLRRKGNKIVKLSRVTFEGLLEIKDLQQFKQAMVTGIGREKAFGMGLLTVIPME, from the coding sequence ATGTATATTTCGAGAGTTGAAATTGATACTAACAACCGACAAAAACTTAGGGATTTGTATCATTTAGGTGCATATCATAATTGGGTTGAGAATTGCTTTCCGAATGAATTAAAGAAAAAAGTAAGATTACGCCATTTATGGAGAATTGATGAATTAAATGGTAAAAAGTATTTACTTGTTTTAAGTGAAGAAAAGCCAAAATTAGATAAGCTTGAAAGATATGGTCTTGCCAATACGGCAGAAACGAAAGACTATGATCATTTTTTAAGTAGTTTAAATCAAGGAAAAAAATATCGCTTTAAACTAACGGCTAATCCTTCATATAGAATTACAGATGCAAAAACCGGTAAATCAAAAGTAGTACCGCATATTACTGTTTTGCAGCAAACTAAGTGGTTATTAGATCGATCAGAAAAATATGGTTTTGATTTAGTTAAATCAGAAGATGACGAAGAAACATATGAAATGAATATTACGTCAAGAGATTGGCCACGATTACGCCGCAAGGGCAATAAAATAGTAAAATTAAGTCGTGTTACTTTTGAAGGCTTATTAGAGATTAAGGATTTGCAACAATTTAAGCAGGCAATGGTAACTGGTATAGGGCGTGAAAAAGCTTTTGGGATGGGACTACTCACTGTAATTCCAATGGAATAA